A stretch of Carnobacteriaceae bacterium zg-C25 DNA encodes these proteins:
- a CDS encoding HAMP domain-containing histidine kinase gives MFRRLRVQFITIAMIAVVFVVVSFATLINAVSFIQTNSQMETVLNALSQNDGVLPEYRNLPQIPQVDMDDMIYFSRVISSTGELMKHNTQQVALTVSEQEILVKKIDVNTAKIGYLFHENKTYGYQVSDRQPHKLLVVVDVTRYIQQRETLMNVTLQITFVSIMVFFVMVYVFSKKAIQPFVENYDKQKRFIANVGHELKTPLSIILANTEMQEMLSGESEWLQSTKDQSQRLTTLINNMVSLASLEEQPDIVLSDVDLSAVVQDAAEDFKGPIIRQGKTFELSIVPNLIVKAEEKSLFELVTILVDNANKYCDEQGHVRVSVRPLKNLRHKVRLDVTNTYAEGETVDYTRFFDRFYREDESRNSKGFGIGLSMAQSFVKIFKGKIFVTYKEGAITFTVLL, from the coding sequence ATGTTTAGACGATTACGCGTACAATTTATTACGATTGCCATGATTGCCGTCGTGTTTGTTGTGGTGTCGTTTGCTACCCTCATTAATGCGGTAAGTTTCATTCAAACGAATAGCCAAATGGAAACGGTATTGAATGCCTTATCTCAAAATGATGGTGTGCTTCCAGAATATCGCAATTTACCACAAATTCCGCAAGTAGATATGGATGACATGATTTACTTTAGTCGTGTCATTTCCTCAACTGGTGAATTGATGAAACACAACACGCAACAAGTCGCGCTAACGGTATCTGAGCAAGAAATATTAGTTAAAAAGATTGATGTGAATACGGCTAAAATTGGGTATTTATTCCACGAAAATAAAACGTATGGGTATCAAGTAAGCGACCGTCAACCACATAAATTATTAGTAGTTGTTGACGTGACGCGTTACATTCAACAGAGAGAAACGTTAATGAATGTGACGTTACAAATTACTTTTGTGAGCATTATGGTATTTTTTGTAATGGTGTATGTCTTTTCTAAAAAGGCAATTCAGCCGTTTGTTGAAAACTACGACAAACAAAAACGGTTTATTGCCAATGTCGGACATGAATTGAAAACACCGTTATCTATTATTTTAGCTAATACCGAAATGCAAGAAATGTTAAGTGGTGAAAGTGAATGGTTACAAAGTACGAAAGATCAATCGCAACGCTTAACCACTTTAATTAACAATATGGTATCGTTAGCCAGTCTTGAAGAACAACCGGATATTGTTTTATCCGATGTTGATTTATCGGCCGTTGTACAAGATGCTGCTGAAGATTTTAAAGGACCGATTATTCGTCAAGGAAAAACGTTTGAATTATCAATTGTGCCTAATTTAATTGTTAAAGCCGAAGAAAAATCGTTGTTTGAATTGGTGACGATTTTAGTGGACAATGCCAATAAATATTGCGATGAACAAGGACACGTTCGAGTGAGCGTTCGTCCGTTAAAAAACTTGCGTCATAAAGTGCGATTAGATGTGACCAATACGTATGCCGAAGGGGAAACGGTGGATTACACACGATTTTTTGATCGCTTTTACCGCGAAGATGAATCACGCAATAGTAAAGGATTTGGTATTGGATTATCCATGGCACAAAGTTTTGTGAAAATTTTTAAAGGTAAAATTTTTGTGACGTATAAGGAGGGCGCAATTACGTTTACAGTATTGTTGTAA
- a CDS encoding response regulator transcription factor → MGLNILIAEDEVQLSKVYTMALRREGHTVDQAFNGEKAVQMVRDKAYDVLLCDVMMPKKNGLEAVREIRESGEKIHIVMLTALSEVDDKIIGLENGADDYLTKPISLKELIARLSSIERRVSQLDRLTLSLGNTTLKHEELELSASNAIRLSSKESQMLFYFMSNPNKSFTTQQLFAYVWGEDNDDEVDEGYVYIYVSYLRRKLHSIGSTLVIDATDNTYQLTVQ, encoded by the coding sequence ATGGGATTAAATATTTTAATTGCAGAAGATGAAGTGCAATTATCCAAAGTGTACACTATGGCGTTACGTCGTGAAGGGCATACCGTTGACCAAGCGTTTAATGGTGAAAAAGCGGTACAAATGGTGCGTGATAAAGCGTATGACGTTTTATTGTGCGATGTGATGATGCCTAAAAAAAATGGATTAGAAGCTGTGCGTGAAATTCGTGAATCGGGTGAAAAAATTCATATTGTGATGTTGACCGCCTTGTCAGAAGTGGACGATAAAATTATTGGATTAGAAAATGGTGCGGACGATTATTTAACTAAACCCATTTCGCTAAAAGAATTGATTGCACGTCTATCGTCTATTGAACGCCGTGTCAGCCAATTAGACCGACTCACGTTATCGCTTGGCAATACGACATTAAAACATGAAGAATTAGAACTTAGTGCCTCAAATGCCATTCGTTTATCGAGCAAAGAAAGTCAAATGTTGTTTTATTTCATGTCAAATCCAAACAAATCATTTACCACACAGCAATTGTTTGCATATGTTTGGGGAGAAGATAACGACGATGAAGTCGATGAGGGCTATGTGTATATTTACGTTTCTTATTTAAGACGAAAATTACACTCCATCGGCTCGACGCTAGTGATTGACGCAACGGATAATACGTATCAACTAACCGTTCAATAG
- a CDS encoding GTP pyrophosphokinase family protein encodes MMTQSFYGPYEIYLQNILDNLQHTLETFKQRHYDATGQKLFEHVYTRLKTPKSMIEKLTRKQLPLTLEAALTDIKDAIGVRIICSFIDDIFTLVELFRQSNDITIVEEKDFITKAKPNGYRSYHLIVKISTPHPDIYGNIPGDYFAEVQLRTIAMDTWASLEHQLKYKRDIQNTQRIEKELKRCADELASCDLSLQTIRQLILEGGQ; translated from the coding sequence ATGATGACACAATCTTTTTATGGACCATATGAAATATATTTGCAAAATATTTTAGACAATTTACAACACACATTAGAAACGTTTAAACAAAGACATTACGATGCAACGGGACAAAAATTATTTGAGCATGTTTACACGCGTTTAAAAACACCAAAAAGTATGATAGAAAAATTAACGCGTAAACAATTGCCACTGACACTTGAAGCGGCACTAACCGATATTAAAGATGCTATTGGTGTTCGCATTATTTGTAGCTTTATCGATGATATTTTCACACTTGTGGAACTGTTTCGACAATCGAATGACATCACTATTGTAGAAGAAAAGGACTTTATTACAAAAGCTAAGCCAAATGGGTATCGTTCCTACCATCTCATTGTGAAGATTTCGACACCACATCCCGATATTTACGGGAATATACCCGGAGATTATTTTGCCGAAGTGCAGTTGCGGACAATTGCGATGGATACGTGGGCGAGTTTGGAGCATCAGTTAAAATACAAACGGGATATTCAAAATACGCAACGTATTGAAAAGGAATTGAAGCGTTGTGCAGATGAATTGGCTTCGTGTGATTTGAGTTTACAAACGATTCGTCAGTTGATTTTGGAAGGTGGACAGTAG
- the gndA gene encoding NADP-dependent phosphogluconate dehydrogenase, whose product MSKQQIGVVGMAVMGKNLALNIESRGYSVSIFNRTGSKTDAVIAEHPDKKLVPTYTIEEFVASLETPRRILLMVQAGKPTDATIQALLPHLDKGDILIDGGNTFFKDTIRRNAELADSGINFIGTGVSGGEEGALKGPAIMPGGQKEAYELVAPILEEIAAKANDGQPCVTYIGENGAGHYVKMVHNGIEYGDMQLIAESYDLLRNALGLPMEEVARIFKEWNAGELDSYLMEITADILTKYDKDTAKPMVDVILDSAGNKGTGKWTSQNALDLGVPLSLITESVFARFISTFKQERVKASTILPSVAVASVEDKAAFIENVRKALYFSKIMSYAQGFAQMRVASAEYNWGLNYGEIAKIFRAGCIIRAQFLQKITDAYTKNPELENLLLDDYFLNITKEYHQAVRDIVAFAVQNGIPVPTFSAAITYFDAYRSATLPANLIQAQRDYFGAHTYKRVDKEGTFHYEWLKGFETEV is encoded by the coding sequence ATGTCAAAACAACAAATTGGCGTGGTCGGCATGGCCGTCATGGGAAAAAATTTAGCATTAAATATTGAAAGTAGAGGGTATTCGGTGTCCATTTTTAACCGTACTGGTTCAAAAACGGATGCGGTCATTGCAGAACATCCTGATAAAAAACTAGTGCCAACGTACACGATTGAAGAGTTTGTGGCGTCGTTAGAAACACCACGTCGTATTTTATTAATGGTACAAGCGGGAAAACCAACAGACGCAACCATTCAAGCGCTATTACCACATTTAGATAAAGGCGATATTTTAATTGATGGTGGAAACACATTCTTTAAAGACACCATTCGTCGTAATGCGGAGTTAGCCGATTCAGGCATTAACTTTATTGGTACAGGTGTTTCTGGTGGTGAAGAAGGTGCGTTAAAAGGCCCTGCAATCATGCCGGGTGGACAAAAAGAAGCGTATGAATTAGTGGCGCCAATTTTAGAAGAAATTGCTGCAAAAGCAAACGATGGACAACCATGTGTTACTTATATTGGTGAAAATGGTGCGGGACATTACGTGAAGATGGTACATAACGGTATTGAGTATGGCGACATGCAGTTGATTGCTGAATCATATGATTTGTTACGTAACGCATTAGGTTTACCAATGGAAGAAGTTGCTCGTATTTTCAAAGAGTGGAATGCTGGTGAATTAGACAGTTACTTAATGGAAATTACAGCAGATATTTTAACAAAATATGACAAAGATACTGCTAAACCAATGGTTGATGTGATTTTAGATAGTGCTGGAAATAAAGGGACTGGAAAATGGACATCACAAAACGCCTTAGACTTAGGTGTGCCGTTATCCTTAATTACAGAATCTGTATTTGCGCGATTCATTTCAACGTTTAAACAAGAACGCGTTAAAGCATCAACGATTTTACCAAGTGTTGCAGTAGCGTCAGTAGAAGATAAAGCGGCATTTATTGAAAATGTTCGTAAAGCGTTATACTTTAGTAAAATTATGAGTTACGCACAAGGATTTGCCCAAATGCGCGTAGCAAGTGCAGAGTATAACTGGGGATTAAATTACGGAGAAATTGCTAAAATTTTCCGTGCAGGTTGCATCATTCGTGCGCAATTTTTACAAAAAATTACAGATGCCTACACTAAAAATCCTGAGTTGGAAAACTTATTGTTGGATGACTATTTCTTAAACATTACAAAAGAATATCATCAAGCAGTGCGTGATATTGTTGCCTTTGCCGTTCAAAACGGTATCCCTGTACCAACATTCAGTGCAGCCATTACTTATTTTGACGCTTACCGTAGCGCAACATTACCAGCCAACTTAATTCAAGCACAACGTGATTACTTCGGTGCACATACTTATAAACGCGTGGATAAAGAAGGTACATTCCATTACGAATGGTTAAAAGGATTTGAAACAGAAGTTTAA
- a CDS encoding aspartate kinase: MKVIKFGGSSLANATQLEKVLNIVKSDADRRVVVVSAPGKRHKEDDKVTDLLIELAQLSLDGQNYDHVYNKIVARFSDMVDELSLNKSVLDIIVKNIDELLQGDKSQPSYYMDALKASGEDNNAKLVAAYFNQSGLPSVYVSPKEAGLFVSDVPGNADVLPESYDNLKSLTNRDEIVVFPGFFGYTLDGKVVTFSRGGSDITGAIVAKGVLAHLYENFTDVDGICVANPAIVEDPIRLEELTYREMRELSYAGFSVFHDEALRPAFEEGIPVRVKNTNNPSAPGTLISTSVPHNKYLVTGIASMTGFTSIHVEKYLMNREVGFGRKLLSILEDLNVSYEHMPSGIDDITILLRDNQLTPEKNQILLQRIKYELNVDDVYFNDPLCLVMIVGEGMVEEVGTLSRAARAFAKAGVNIQMVNQGSSEISVVFGIALHDEKTAVQALYEEFFLDVE; the protein is encoded by the coding sequence ATGAAAGTAATTAAATTTGGTGGAAGTTCCTTAGCAAATGCAACACAGTTAGAAAAAGTGTTGAACATTGTTAAATCGGACGCAGATCGTCGTGTGGTCGTTGTGTCTGCTCCCGGAAAAAGACATAAAGAAGATGATAAAGTGACCGATCTTTTAATTGAGTTGGCGCAGTTATCATTGGATGGCCAAAACTACGACCACGTCTACAACAAAATTGTGGCGCGTTTTAGTGATATGGTAGATGAACTGTCATTAAATAAAAGCGTATTAGACATTATCGTAAAAAATATTGATGAATTGTTGCAAGGCGATAAATCACAACCAAGTTATTATATGGATGCCTTAAAAGCGAGTGGTGAAGATAACAATGCGAAATTAGTTGCAGCGTATTTTAACCAATCGGGACTACCTTCTGTGTATGTCAGCCCAAAAGAAGCAGGTTTATTTGTTAGTGATGTGCCGGGGAATGCGGATGTGTTGCCTGAATCATATGACAACTTAAAGTCGTTGACGAATCGTGATGAAATAGTTGTCTTTCCGGGATTTTTCGGTTACACGCTAGACGGAAAAGTGGTAACTTTTTCGCGCGGTGGATCAGACATTACAGGTGCAATTGTTGCTAAAGGGGTGTTGGCCCATTTATATGAAAACTTTACAGATGTGGACGGTATTTGTGTGGCAAATCCGGCTATTGTTGAAGACCCAATTCGTTTAGAAGAATTGACATATCGTGAAATGCGTGAGTTGTCGTATGCTGGATTTAGTGTGTTTCATGATGAAGCGTTACGCCCTGCTTTTGAAGAAGGGATTCCTGTTCGTGTGAAAAATACGAATAATCCATCAGCACCGGGAACATTGATTTCAACGAGTGTACCGCACAATAAATATTTAGTGACGGGAATTGCGAGCATGACTGGTTTTACAAGCATTCATGTTGAAAAATATTTGATGAACCGTGAAGTTGGTTTTGGTCGCAAATTATTATCGATTTTAGAAGACTTAAATGTAAGTTATGAGCATATGCCATCAGGAATTGATGATATTACGATTTTATTACGCGATAATCAATTGACTCCCGAAAAAAATCAAATTTTGTTACAACGCATTAAATATGAATTGAATGTTGATGATGTGTACTTTAACGACCCATTATGTTTAGTGATGATTGTTGGTGAAGGAATGGTTGAAGAAGTCGGAACACTATCACGTGCAGCACGTGCGTTTGCGAAAGCTGGCGTAAATATTCAAATGGTCAACCAAGGTTCAAGTGAAATTAGTGTCGTGTTTGGTATTGCCTTACATGATGAGAAAACAGCCGTTCAAGCACTTTATGAAGAATTCTTTTTAGATGTGGAATAG
- the mnmG gene encoding tRNA uridine-5-carboxymethylaminomethyl(34) synthesis enzyme MnmG, protein MNTYEAGHYGVIVVGAGHAGSEAALASARMGVSTLLLTINLDMVAFMPCNPSIGGPAKGVVVREIDALGGQMGRNIDKTYIQMRMLNTGKGPAVQALRAQADKHLYAQEMKHTIEQQENLVLKQAVVERLIVEDGKVCGVVTHTGAIYRSEAVVLTAGTSSRGKIIIGEVMYSSGPNNSQPSIKLSENLLELGFELARFKTGTPSRVLASSIDYSKTEIQPGDDKPNHFSFSSDDETYRYDQIPCWLTYTSEATHTLIRENLHRAPMFTGIVEGVGARYCPSIEDKIVRFADKPRHQLFLEPEGENTQEVYVQGLSSSLPEEVQQQMLRTIDGLENAVMMRSGYAIEYDVVMPHQLRPSLETKRIKGLFTAGQMNGTSGYEEAAGQGLIAGINAARLVQGEQPLVLKRSDAYIGVMIDDLVTKGTIEPYRLLTSRAEYRLLLRHDNADLRLTEIGRHIGLVKDEQYERFMAQKEAVETEVTRLQTTRLKPTEQLQQFLKEKQSAPLKDGVLASDLLKRPEVTYEDVLQFAPLDTTLPRLVSEQVQIQIKYEGYIAKAVDKVERLKKMEEKRIPAFVNYDEINGLATEARQRLKLIQPETLGQASRISGVNPADISILQIYMTQGRGE, encoded by the coding sequence ATGAATACATATGAAGCAGGACACTATGGTGTCATTGTCGTTGGAGCGGGACATGCTGGTAGTGAAGCCGCATTGGCTAGTGCGCGAATGGGTGTATCGACGTTATTGTTAACCATCAATTTAGATATGGTAGCATTTATGCCATGTAATCCGTCTATTGGTGGGCCAGCAAAAGGTGTTGTTGTTCGTGAAATTGATGCCCTTGGTGGACAAATGGGTAGAAATATTGATAAGACCTACATTCAAATGCGTATGTTAAATACGGGTAAAGGTCCAGCGGTTCAAGCGTTACGTGCTCAAGCGGATAAACACTTGTATGCTCAAGAAATGAAACATACCATTGAACAACAAGAAAATTTAGTGCTAAAACAAGCCGTCGTTGAACGGTTAATCGTAGAAGATGGTAAAGTGTGTGGCGTAGTGACGCATACGGGTGCCATTTACCGTAGTGAAGCGGTCGTCTTAACGGCTGGAACAAGTTCTCGCGGTAAAATCATTATTGGTGAAGTGATGTATTCATCTGGACCAAACAATTCACAACCAAGTATTAAATTATCTGAAAACTTATTAGAACTTGGATTTGAATTGGCACGGTTTAAAACGGGGACACCTTCTCGTGTGTTAGCCTCATCGATTGATTACAGTAAAACAGAAATTCAACCCGGAGATGACAAACCAAATCACTTTAGTTTTAGTAGTGATGATGAAACGTATCGATACGATCAAATTCCGTGTTGGTTAACGTATACGAGTGAAGCAACACATACGCTCATACGTGAAAATTTACACCGTGCACCAATGTTTACGGGAATTGTTGAAGGTGTAGGTGCTCGATATTGTCCATCAATTGAAGATAAAATTGTGCGTTTTGCAGATAAACCACGTCATCAATTGTTTTTAGAGCCAGAAGGTGAAAATACACAAGAGGTATACGTTCAAGGTTTATCGTCTTCATTACCCGAAGAAGTACAACAACAGATGTTACGCACAATTGATGGTTTGGAAAATGCGGTCATGATGCGTTCGGGATATGCCATTGAATATGATGTGGTAATGCCGCATCAACTACGTCCATCACTAGAAACCAAGCGCATTAAAGGGTTATTTACAGCCGGTCAAATGAACGGAACATCTGGGTATGAAGAAGCTGCCGGACAAGGTTTAATTGCCGGTATCAATGCTGCTCGTTTAGTACAAGGTGAGCAACCGCTTGTTTTAAAACGTAGTGACGCTTATATTGGTGTCATGATTGATGATTTAGTGACAAAAGGGACAATTGAACCGTACCGTTTATTAACATCACGTGCCGAATATCGCTTATTATTGCGTCACGACAATGCCGATTTACGTTTAACAGAAATTGGTCGTCACATCGGTTTAGTCAAAGATGAACAATATGAACGTTTTATGGCACAAAAAGAGGCTGTTGAAACTGAAGTAACCCGTTTACAAACAACACGCTTGAAACCAACAGAACAGCTTCAACAATTTTTAAAAGAAAAACAATCGGCACCGTTAAAAGATGGTGTTTTAGCAAGTGATTTATTAAAACGTCCAGAAGTGACCTATGAAGATGTTTTACAATTTGCACCGCTTGATACCACACTCCCACGTCTAGTGAGTGAACAAGTACAAATTCAAATTAAGTATGAAGGGTATATCGCTAAGGCGGTGGATAAAGTGGAGCGTTTGAAAAAAATGGAAGAAAAACGTATTCCAGCATTCGTCAATTACGATGAGATTAATGGATTAGCCACAGAAGCACGTCAGCGCTTAAAATTAATTCAGCCAGAAACACTTGGGCAAGCGAGCCGTATTAGTGGCGTAAATCCGGCGGATATTTCAATTTTACAAATTTATATGACACAAGGTAGAGGGGAATAA
- the mnmE gene encoding tRNA uridine-5-carboxymethylaminomethyl(34) synthesis GTPase MnmE: protein MFEFDTIAAISTALGEGAIGIVRLSGTKAVEIANTLFKNKDLTRVETHTIHYGHIINPKNNGKVIDEVMVSVLRAPKTFTREDVVEINCHGGMVVVNQVLQTVLQHGARLAQPGEFTKRAFLNGRIDLSQAEAVMDLIRAKTDTSMTLALKQVDGQLSKMIKSVRQDILNTLAQVEVNIDYPEYDAVEEMTLSLMKERAVVVKRDLEKLLQNAQQGKILRDGLQTAIVGRPNVGKSSLLNRLLKEDKAIVTDIAGTTRDTIEEYVNVRGVPLKLVDTAGIRQTDDVVEQIGVERSKLAVEQADFVMVVLNQSEPLSQEDIALLEMTAHKKRLVLLNKMDLVGQLNRDELLKYVDASTVIELSVLNHFGIDTLEEKIAEWFFAGNVNDKDASFVSNVRHIALIQEAIERLDDVLEAVEMDVPVDLIQIDMTRAWELLGEITGETVQDELLTELFSQFCLGK, encoded by the coding sequence ATGTTTGAGTTTGATACAATTGCAGCCATTTCAACCGCACTTGGTGAAGGTGCCATTGGGATTGTTCGTTTAAGTGGGACAAAAGCCGTTGAAATCGCTAATACTTTGTTTAAAAATAAAGATTTGACACGTGTTGAGACACATACCATTCATTACGGGCATATTATTAACCCAAAAAATAATGGGAAAGTAATTGATGAGGTGATGGTTTCAGTTTTGAGAGCACCGAAAACATTTACGCGCGAAGACGTGGTAGAAATCAATTGTCACGGCGGTATGGTGGTCGTCAACCAAGTGTTGCAAACCGTTTTACAACACGGTGCCAGATTAGCGCAACCCGGAGAATTCACAAAGCGTGCTTTTTTAAATGGGCGAATTGACTTATCGCAAGCTGAAGCGGTGATGGATTTGATTCGTGCTAAAACAGACACGTCAATGACGTTAGCACTAAAACAAGTCGATGGACAGTTGTCAAAAATGATTAAATCCGTTCGTCAAGATATTTTAAACACATTGGCACAAGTAGAAGTGAACATTGACTATCCGGAATATGATGCGGTTGAAGAAATGACGTTGTCGTTAATGAAGGAACGTGCTGTGGTAGTTAAGCGTGACTTAGAAAAATTGCTACAAAATGCACAGCAAGGAAAAATATTGCGTGACGGGTTACAAACGGCAATAGTTGGTCGTCCAAACGTTGGGAAATCTAGTTTGTTAAATCGCCTGTTAAAAGAAGATAAAGCAATTGTTACCGATATTGCGGGAACGACCCGTGACACCATTGAAGAGTATGTGAACGTGCGTGGCGTGCCGTTAAAATTAGTGGATACGGCGGGGATTCGTCAAACGGATGACGTTGTTGAACAAATCGGTGTAGAACGTAGTAAATTAGCGGTAGAGCAAGCTGACTTTGTAATGGTTGTGTTAAATCAATCTGAACCATTATCCCAAGAAGATATTGCACTATTAGAAATGACCGCACATAAAAAACGACTCGTTTTATTGAACAAAATGGACTTAGTTGGACAATTAAATCGTGACGAGTTACTAAAATATGTTGATGCATCAACGGTTATCGAATTGTCTGTATTAAATCATTTTGGTATCGATACATTAGAAGAAAAGATTGCAGAATGGTTTTTTGCAGGAAATGTGAATGACAAAGATGCTTCGTTCGTGTCGAACGTGCGTCATATCGCCTTGATTCAAGAAGCGATTGAACGACTGGATGACGTTTTAGAAGCGGTTGAGATGGACGTACCAGTTGACTTAATTCAAATTGATATGACACGAGCATGGGAATTGTTAGGTGAAATTACGGGTGAGACGGTACAAGATGAATTATTAACAGAGTTATTTAGTCAATTCTGTCTTGGAAAATAG
- the nrdF gene encoding class 1b ribonucleoside-diphosphate reductase subunit beta has translation MSEKKYFNQILSAKNYPHVVEYYKAIDWNQVEDMIDKLTWEKLTEQFWLDTRIPVSNDLDDWRTLSEQERDVVGKVFGGLTLLDTLQSEEGATLMKDYVRTQHEEAVWNNIQFMESVHAKSYSTIFTTLNTKAEIEDIFEWTNTNEYLQYKARRINEIYQSKDELKMKVASVMLETFLFYSGFFTPLYYLGNNKLANVAEIIKLIIRDESVHGTYTGYKFQLGYEELSEKEQEELKMWVFNLCLELYQNEVKYTQSIYDQIGWTEKVKVFIRYNANKALQNLGFDPLFPDTAEDVDPIVMNGISTGTSNHDFFSQVGNGYLLGAVEAMEDDDYSKW, from the coding sequence ATGAGTGAAAAGAAATATTTTAATCAGATTTTAAGTGCAAAAAATTACCCACATGTCGTTGAGTATTATAAAGCGATTGACTGGAACCAAGTTGAAGATATGATTGATAAATTAACTTGGGAAAAATTGACCGAGCAATTTTGGTTAGATACCCGTATTCCTGTGTCAAATGATTTGGACGACTGGCGTACACTTTCTGAACAAGAAAGAGATGTTGTTGGAAAAGTTTTTGGTGGGTTAACGTTATTGGACACGTTACAATCTGAAGAAGGTGCGACGTTGATGAAAGACTACGTGCGTACACAACACGAAGAAGCGGTATGGAACAACATTCAATTTATGGAATCTGTACACGCCAAAAGTTATTCGACAATTTTTACGACATTGAACACCAAAGCAGAAATTGAAGATATTTTTGAATGGACAAACACAAACGAGTATTTACAATACAAAGCAAGACGTATCAATGAAATTTATCAAAGTAAAGATGAATTAAAAATGAAAGTTGCTTCCGTAATGTTAGAAACGTTCCTGTTTTATAGTGGATTCTTTACACCGTTGTATTACTTAGGGAACAATAAATTAGCTAACGTTGCAGAAATCATTAAATTGATTATTCGTGACGAGTCAGTCCATGGAACGTATACAGGCTATAAATTCCAATTAGGTTATGAAGAATTAAGCGAAAAAGAGCAAGAAGAATTAAAAATGTGGGTATTCAACTTATGTTTGGAGTTATACCAAAACGAAGTGAAATATACACAATCGATTTACGATCAAATTGGCTGGACGGAAAAAGTAAAAGTTTTTATTCGTTACAATGCAAATAAAGCTTTACAAAACCTAGGTTTTGATCCACTGTTCCCAGATACAGCAGAAGATGTTGACCCAATTGTAATGAACGGTATTTCAACGGGAACATCAAACCACGATTTCTTCTCACAAGTCGGAAACGGTTATTTATTAGGTGCCGTTGAAGCGATGGAAGATGACGATTATTCAAAATGGTAA